Proteins encoded in a region of the Butyricicoccus intestinisimiae genome:
- a CDS encoding DegV family protein: MRTDKIALLTDSCADIPVEVARKNHIYVVPFTITFEEGSYQDGVDIFPDDVYRRQPNEVIKTSLPSGAVIEDTLHKIKEDGYEKVIAIMLSSGLSGGYQIVRMLGEEEEALEVAVFDSMSGSLGEGAMVLTVARWIEEGRTWETMLACIPRMMKQVYPYFSVDTLEYLKRGGRIGKITAMAGTALGIKPILAFDPVSGELTSTHKVRGRQAAMKKLVQVVVSKLEPNKRYNIMWAHGGTPEEGARIAEMLREAAPNFQQEFSGQIDCTLASYVGPRLIGAAVQVLDDDM, translated from the coding sequence ATGAGAACGGATAAAATTGCATTGCTGACGGATTCCTGTGCGGATATTCCGGTGGAGGTTGCAAGAAAAAATCATATTTACGTTGTTCCGTTTACGATTACATTTGAAGAGGGTTCGTATCAGGACGGCGTGGATATTTTTCCGGACGATGTGTATCGCCGCCAGCCCAATGAGGTGATAAAAACCTCTCTGCCGTCCGGCGCAGTCATCGAGGACACCCTGCACAAAATCAAAGAGGACGGCTACGAAAAAGTCATTGCCATTATGCTGTCCAGCGGCTTGAGCGGCGGCTATCAGATTGTGCGCATGCTGGGAGAGGAAGAGGAAGCGCTGGAGGTTGCGGTATTTGATTCGATGAGCGGCAGCTTGGGCGAAGGCGCTATGGTTCTGACGGTTGCCCGTTGGATTGAAGAGGGCAGAACGTGGGAAACTATGCTGGCATGCATCCCGCGCATGATGAAGCAGGTGTATCCGTATTTTTCTGTTGATACGCTGGAATATCTCAAGCGCGGCGGACGCATTGGAAAAATTACGGCAATGGCGGGTACGGCGCTCGGCATCAAGCCGATTCTTGCGTTTGATCCGGTGTCCGGTGAATTGACGAGCACACACAAAGTGCGCGGCAGACAGGCGGCCATGAAAAAACTGGTGCAGGTTGTCGTGTCCAAGCTGGAGCCCAACAAGCGCTACAACATCATGTGGGCACACGGCGGTACACCGGAGGAAGGCGCACGGATTGCCGAGATGCTGCGCGAAGCGGCACCGAATTTCCAGCAGGAATTTTCCGGACAGATTGACTGTACGCTGGCTTCGTATGTCGGCCCGCGGCTCATTGGCGCCGCCGTGCAGGTGCTGGATGATGATATGTAA
- a CDS encoding MgtC/SapB family protein, with product MLSLFDGLREVTLASAFVRLTLAVLCGGIIGMERSYKRRPAGFRTHILICIGAAITTLTSQYLYLNMHYFTDMARLGAQVVAGIGFIGAGTIIVTRRQRVKGLTTAAGLWTCAIIGLAFGGGFYEGGILTTVFIMAAELVFSKLEYRVLENVPEINLYMEYTGKSCLEQVLQLYRDNNIKLLNIQITRSTGSKKHNACAIFALRLPHGCGVSRVLETVGGTEGVISVEEL from the coding sequence ATGCTATCTTTGTTTGACGGTCTGAGGGAAGTCACACTCGCTTCGGCTTTTGTTCGCTTGACACTGGCGGTGCTGTGCGGCGGCATCATTGGCATGGAGCGATCCTATAAGCGCCGTCCGGCGGGCTTCCGCACGCATATTTTGATTTGCATTGGTGCGGCGATTACCACGCTGACCAGCCAGTATTTATATTTGAACATGCATTATTTTACCGATATGGCGCGTCTGGGTGCACAGGTAGTTGCCGGTATTGGTTTTATCGGTGCAGGTACAATTATTGTCACCCGCAGACAGCGCGTCAAGGGACTTACGACGGCTGCCGGCTTGTGGACCTGTGCAATTATCGGTCTTGCCTTTGGCGGCGGCTTTTATGAGGGCGGCATTTTGACAACGGTGTTTATCATGGCGGCGGAGCTGGTTTTTTCCAAACTGGAATATCGCGTGCTGGAAAACGTACCGGAAATCAATTTGTATATGGAATACACCGGAAAGAGCTGTCTGGAACAGGTACTGCAGCTGTATCGAGACAACAACATCAAGCTGCTGAACATCCAGATTACGCGTTCCACTGGCAGCAAAAAGCACAACGCCTGCGCAATTTTTGCGCTGCGCCTGCCGCATGGCTGCGGCGTCAGCCGCGTGCTTGAAACGGTCGGCGGGACCGAGGGCGTCATTTCGGTGGAAGAATTATAA
- a CDS encoding TetR/AcrR family transcriptional regulator — protein sequence MMQSKTYSPKEIAAFRGLLQLAAGGNCFSNIKVQDIATAAGIGKGTLYEYFSSKEDILSCTMLYTLQQFADWMEQQITRDVSLHAVLARFLDALEQERFLPFRALPVLGTFLSYEQRAQLGMRNREQAQAIIDRMRGYERHVFANSRKNGEIDSALSDRFCEYAILSALGGYVSMLEKRVCCREEISLDSCKDMAQQLIFRSLRP from the coding sequence ATGATGCAGAGTAAAACCTATTCGCCCAAGGAGATCGCGGCATTTCGCGGTCTCCTGCAGCTGGCGGCGGGCGGAAATTGCTTCTCCAATATCAAGGTGCAGGACATTGCGACAGCGGCAGGCATAGGGAAAGGAACGTTATATGAGTATTTTTCCTCGAAAGAAGATATTCTGAGTTGTACCATGCTATACACGCTGCAGCAGTTTGCCGATTGGATGGAGCAGCAAATAACGCGGGATGTATCCCTGCACGCCGTGCTTGCGCGCTTTCTCGATGCGCTGGAGCAGGAACGCTTTTTGCCGTTTCGCGCGTTGCCGGTGCTGGGAACCTTTCTCTCGTATGAACAGCGCGCCCAGCTCGGCATGCGCAATCGGGAGCAGGCGCAGGCAATCATTGACCGTATGCGCGGCTATGAGCGGCACGTGTTCGCCAACAGCCGGAAAAACGGAGAAATTGATTCGGCACTCAGCGACCGTTTTTGCGAGTATGCGATTTTGTCGGCGCTCGGCGGATACGTCAGCATGTTGGAAAAACGGGTGTGCTGTCGGGAAGAAATTTCGTTGGACAGTTGTAAAGATATGGCGCAGCAGTTGATTTTTCGGTCACTACGTCCGTAA
- a CDS encoding exonuclease SbcCD subunit D: MKFLHLGDLHLGKRVYGYSMLDDQRFALEQVVRMAAQNRVDAVVIAGDIYDKTVPPGEAVSLFDWFFTQLCERNITVLAVSGNHDSGERLDFGKTLLSQQGMHLIGTFDGTVASVTLADREQCRVQFHLLPWLRPMEWRETMQLEQSTQQCVMEAALARTQWEHGARHVLVAHTFVTVGGAMPEQSDSEIVPVGGIDAVDAALFDAYDYVALGHIHRPQRLGRDSVRYCGSLLKYSFSEARYPKSVPLVTIRECGEPDITLLPLTPRRDLREVRGKLCDVTSELVQRAGDTNDYLRVILTDDEELYDPQAALRAVYPNLMRLDFDNIRTQTADAEGLQREEAAQQLTPVQLFEQFFAEQNGKQMTDWQKQQLARIGREMEDSDEADSCNG, from the coding sequence ATGAAGTTTTTACATCTCGGAGACCTGCATCTCGGCAAGCGCGTATACGGCTATTCTATGCTGGATGACCAGCGGTTTGCGCTGGAGCAGGTGGTTCGCATGGCAGCACAGAATCGGGTAGATGCGGTGGTGATTGCGGGAGATATTTACGATAAGACGGTTCCGCCTGGTGAAGCCGTTTCGCTGTTTGACTGGTTTTTCACGCAGCTGTGTGAACGAAATATCACGGTTTTGGCGGTGAGCGGCAATCACGATTCCGGTGAACGCTTGGACTTTGGCAAGACGCTGCTGTCCCAGCAGGGCATGCACCTGATTGGCACGTTTGACGGAACGGTTGCATCCGTCACGCTGGCAGACCGCGAACAGTGCCGCGTGCAGTTTCATCTGTTGCCTTGGCTGCGTCCGATGGAATGGCGCGAGACGATGCAGCTGGAGCAGAGCACCCAGCAGTGTGTGATGGAGGCGGCGCTGGCGCGGACGCAATGGGAGCATGGCGCACGGCATGTGCTGGTTGCACACACGTTTGTGACGGTTGGCGGCGCGATGCCGGAGCAGTCGGACTCGGAGATTGTTCCGGTCGGCGGCATCGATGCGGTGGATGCAGCGCTGTTTGACGCGTATGATTATGTGGCGCTGGGGCATATTCACCGCCCGCAGCGATTGGGACGTGACAGCGTGCGGTATTGCGGCTCGCTACTCAAATATTCGTTTTCTGAGGCGCGATATCCGAAATCCGTCCCGCTTGTGACGATAAGAGAGTGTGGAGAACCGGATATTACGCTGCTGCCGCTGACACCCAGACGGGACTTGAGAGAAGTGCGCGGCAAGCTGTGCGACGTGACTTCGGAGCTGGTGCAGCGGGCGGGAGATACGAATGATTATCTGCGTGTGATTTTGACGGATGATGAGGAGCTATATGACCCGCAGGCGGCACTGCGCGCAGTATATCCCAATCTCATGCGGCTGGATTTTGACAACATTCGCACGCAAACCGCCGATGCCGAAGGGCTGCAGCGCGAGGAAGCTGCTCAGCAGCTGACGCCGGTGCAATTGTTCGAGCAGTTTTTTGCGGAGCAAAATGGAAAGCAAATGACTGACTGGCAAAAGCAGCAGCTTGCGCGCATTGGCAGAGAAATGGAGGACAGCGATGAAGCCGATTCATGTAACGGTTAG
- a CDS encoding flavin reductase — protein sequence MIDRKTYNSISYSISIVGSLQDGKYRGCVVNSLQQLTSSSPAKFAVTLNKYNLTEAAVEQTGAFCATVAAADCPHDIINLFGYKSGRITDKFAAYDTKTDDAGCPYITDGMCARLSFRVVQQVDLDSAVLFIAEVTEAKILKDGGALTVDAFKNAGKEVPPNAPIYRTLDEHYGYRCSVCGYVHKSDTLPDDFRCPVCKQPASKFEKL from the coding sequence ATGATCGACCGCAAGACATACAACAGCATTTCGTACTCCATTTCCATTGTCGGCAGCTTACAGGACGGCAAATACCGCGGCTGCGTGGTAAACTCGCTGCAGCAGCTCACCTCGTCCTCTCCGGCAAAATTTGCCGTGACACTCAATAAGTACAATTTAACCGAAGCTGCTGTGGAGCAGACCGGTGCATTTTGCGCGACCGTCGCAGCGGCAGACTGCCCGCACGACATCATCAATCTGTTCGGCTATAAATCCGGACGCATTACGGACAAATTCGCTGCCTATGACACCAAGACCGATGACGCCGGATGCCCTTACATCACAGACGGCATGTGTGCCCGTCTCAGCTTCCGCGTTGTACAGCAGGTTGATTTGGACTCCGCCGTGCTGTTTATCGCCGAGGTGACAGAGGCGAAAATTTTGAAAGACGGCGGCGCTCTCACTGTGGATGCATTCAAAAACGCAGGCAAAGAGGTGCCGCCCAACGCGCCGATTTACCGCACGCTGGATGAGCACTACGGCTACCGCTGCTCGGTCTGCGGCTACGTGCACAAGTCGGACACCCTGCCGGATGACTTCCGCTGTCCTGTGTGCAAGCAGCCCGCAAGTAAGTTTGAAAAGCTGTAA
- a CDS encoding MgtC/SapB family protein has translation MLRLLLAMIIGGCIGLERGRKRRPAGFRTYMLVCLGAALTVLLSQYEFTMVQGPWRELAQQIGIKTDVSRFGAQVINGIGFLGAGTILVTGHQQVTGLTTAAGLWASACTGLAVGAGFYEGVLVAFPLIFLSIRVFPIVDVMIQEFSRDINLYIEFSSINQVGEIINHLKAQDVQIYEVDIERGREKQSRNPSAFFSVRMNQKQTHSQLLSNLAGLDGICVIEEI, from the coding sequence ATGCTGCGTCTGCTGCTGGCAATGATTATTGGCGGCTGCATCGGATTGGAGCGCGGACGAAAACGGCGTCCCGCCGGATTCCGCACATATATGCTGGTTTGTCTCGGTGCCGCACTGACCGTGCTGCTCAGCCAGTATGAGTTTACCATGGTGCAAGGCCCTTGGCGGGAGCTGGCGCAGCAAATCGGCATCAAAACCGATGTATCGCGATTTGGCGCACAGGTCATCAACGGCATCGGCTTTCTCGGTGCCGGTACGATTTTGGTCACCGGACATCAGCAGGTGACGGGTTTGACGACGGCAGCCGGATTGTGGGCGTCCGCCTGCACGGGTCTGGCAGTTGGCGCAGGCTTTTATGAAGGAGTGCTGGTTGCGTTCCCACTGATTTTTCTGAGCATTCGCGTGTTCCCGATTGTCGATGTGATGATTCAGGAATTTTCCCGCGATATCAATTTGTATATTGAATTTTCATCCATCAATCAGGTGGGCGAGATTATCAATCATTTGAAAGCACAGGATGTGCAGATTTATGAAGTGGATATTGAGCGCGGCAGAGAAAAGCAATCACGCAATCCCAGCGCATTTTTTTCCGTTCGTATGAATCAAAAGCAGACGCACAGTCAGCTGCTGTCCAATCTGGCGGGATTAGATGGCATCTGTGTGATTGAAGAAATTTAA
- a CDS encoding DUF4179 domain-containing protein: protein MRSEFNEYKQELQHLQYSSEQKKQLATTSLHRAEFERKHAPKRHSKRRMTVSIVAAILVLIITAGAVGSWKSVAELFAPYFGTSKKQAEVMGVMGTALDESVTQNGVTLTANGIIGDKYNACMLYTLSWDKETSVELPDNLPADTWDTSNTKLLFKDETPKFWNATIVQVSKEKRQIKFLLRLSSEQPVIQKEFTLHVRDIQLCWPDETGETQTHLVAKGNWELTTKTDYSDLSCKLKGDKTFELLDGHKATLNEAYLSPLGAYFVWTAPEASDYSHAFDITITKTDGTTVSMQYVGGTTAYQKKTARYISVFRSDTILPLDDMERVTVGKTTYTLSRD, encoded by the coding sequence ATGCGCAGCGAATTTAACGAATACAAGCAAGAACTGCAGCATTTGCAGTATTCTTCCGAGCAAAAAAAGCAGCTTGCCACCACTTCTCTGCACAGAGCAGAGTTTGAACGCAAGCATGCACCCAAGCGGCATTCCAAACGCCGCATGACAGTTTCCATCGTTGCCGCCATCTTGGTGCTTATTATCACAGCCGGTGCCGTTGGCTCTTGGAAGTCTGTCGCTGAACTGTTTGCTCCATATTTCGGAACCAGTAAAAAACAAGCAGAAGTCATGGGTGTTATGGGAACAGCGCTGGATGAATCTGTCACACAAAACGGTGTGACACTCACGGCAAACGGCATCATCGGAGACAAATACAACGCTTGCATGTTGTATACGCTATCTTGGGATAAAGAAACCTCTGTTGAATTGCCGGACAATCTTCCCGCCGATACATGGGACACCAGCAACACAAAACTGCTGTTCAAAGATGAGACTCCTAAATTTTGGAATGCAACGATTGTACAGGTATCCAAAGAAAAGCGGCAGATCAAATTTTTGCTCCGTCTATCTTCTGAGCAGCCTGTAATCCAAAAAGAGTTTACGCTGCATGTTCGTGATATTCAACTGTGCTGGCCAGATGAAACCGGTGAAACACAGACGCATCTTGTTGCCAAGGGCAATTGGGAGCTAACCACCAAGACTGATTACTCCGATCTTTCCTGCAAACTCAAAGGAGATAAAACCTTTGAACTGTTGGATGGGCACAAAGCAACGCTCAACGAAGCGTATCTCTCTCCACTCGGTGCTTATTTTGTATGGACAGCACCGGAAGCAAGTGATTATAGCCATGCATTTGATATAACGATAACCAAAACAGATGGAACAACAGTTTCTATGCAATATGTTGGCGGCACCACAGCATATCAGAAGAAAACTGCCCGATACATCAGTGTTTTCCGTTCTGACACGATTCTTCCGCTGGATGACATGGAACGTGTTACCGTTGGCAAAACCACCTATACCCTTTCCCGTGACTAA
- a CDS encoding efflux RND transporter permease subunit has protein sequence MPTISVKKPFTVLVGIILVLVLGVVAFTKMTTDLLPNMDLPYMVVYATDPGASPESVEGEVTKPLESALGSTTGLKNITSTSNENVGIVVLEFEQGTDMNAVSIEMSNTIDQIKGSLPENSGTPVMMQITPDMLPVLVASVDVDGKDAKEVSQYVDDELLPAFERLDGVASVSTTGLITPEVQVVLDQSKIDAVNDRVLAAVDQNLADAKKQLDDSQSQLDDAKAQLSAGKSKLDSSADEASKQLAQASAQVDAATAQLQALLSQETTLKANQAAYQAEQKALQQYADMNDSVNMLAVMVVAYDFTGTVPEINGVPSMEDLAAMAQNSAKMLEALKDPATYIGSMSDENYAKAMQAVQDMMQKIAPEQDLSQMLSLSRADFVKLVQTTAYAAQRVQEITASLNDVNTQLAAAEAMKPQLQQALDEANAAYEKVEAGKMNATLNIAEGATEISVGKASLENAQKQLDSAVDEFEKSRDQAYKSADISGIITADMISKILIAENFEMPAGYISDSNDNSYVLKVGEKYDSLDDLSNMVLFHMDTGDIGDIHLSDVAEVKYADQNADTSYAKVNGNDAVVLSFSKQSTASTSEVSDAIREKIDEFQQNNSKLHITSLMDQGDYIHLIVSSVLSNLIYGGLLAVLVLIVFLRDIRPTVIIAFSIPLSVLFAVVLMYFSNMTLNIISLSGLALGVGMLVDNSIVVIENIYRLRNLGVPAAKAAVQGAAQMSGAIFASTLTTVCVFLPIVFTQGITKQLFADMGLTIAYSLSASFIVALTVVPAMSATLMKKEKVVTHARFDGFLRGYEKVLRWCLSHRAVTLLAVTALLVVSVAATVAKGMIFIPSMSSEQMSATMTMPAGSDDTETRAMADQAMKIMRRVDGVKTVGAMTGGSDMTSMMSTNANSVSFYLILDKGADNEAIADEIAKKTKKLDCEMNVSASNMDLGSYMGSGVQVDIYGNDLDQLQTVSADIAEKLKKVDGLKDISDGNEDPDREKVITVNKDAAMEQGLTVAQVYQALADKLTTEVNSTTLTVGTEDLPVVVKKPSSITTDDLMKQTITSTDQQTGESKEVKLDTIASQTDGQAPSAIRRNNNERTMSVTAAVDDDHNITLVSQEVQKILDAYPMPDGMHAEITGEMENITDSMQDLGLMLLLAIVFIYLIMVAQFQSLLGPFIVMFTLPLACTGGLLGLLFARQELSIIAMLGFVLLAGVVVNNGIVFVSCVNELRLDGMPKREALMEAGKMRMRPILMTALTTVLSMSTMAMGIGSGAEMGQAMAIVVIGGLSYATVLTLVIVPIMYDLFNRKKTLKRIDVGEDDAE, from the coding sequence ATGCCAACGATCAGCGTAAAAAAACCATTTACCGTTTTGGTCGGTATCATACTTGTGCTTGTGCTCGGTGTGGTAGCGTTTACCAAGATGACCACAGATCTGCTGCCGAATATGGATCTGCCGTACATGGTTGTATATGCGACAGATCCCGGTGCGTCACCGGAATCCGTCGAAGGAGAAGTCACCAAACCGTTGGAATCTGCGCTTGGCAGCACGACGGGACTCAAAAATATCACATCGACATCCAATGAAAATGTGGGAATTGTTGTGCTCGAGTTTGAACAGGGAACCGATATGAATGCGGTCAGCATCGAGATGAGCAATACCATTGACCAAATCAAAGGCAGTTTGCCGGAAAATTCCGGCACACCGGTCATGATGCAGATCACACCGGATATGCTGCCGGTGCTTGTGGCGAGTGTAGACGTAGACGGCAAAGACGCCAAAGAGGTGTCACAGTATGTCGATGACGAACTGCTGCCGGCATTTGAACGTCTGGATGGTGTGGCATCGGTCAGCACAACGGGATTGATTACGCCGGAAGTGCAGGTCGTCTTGGATCAGAGCAAAATTGACGCGGTCAATGATCGCGTGCTGGCGGCTGTGGATCAGAACCTCGCAGATGCGAAAAAGCAGCTGGATGACAGCCAATCTCAGCTGGATGATGCCAAGGCACAGCTCAGCGCCGGAAAATCCAAGCTGGACAGCTCGGCAGATGAGGCGTCCAAGCAGCTGGCGCAGGCAAGCGCACAGGTTGACGCCGCAACCGCCCAGCTGCAGGCATTGCTGTCGCAGGAGACAACGCTGAAAGCCAATCAGGCGGCTTATCAGGCGGAGCAGAAAGCACTGCAGCAGTATGCGGACATGAACGATTCGGTCAATATGCTCGCTGTCATGGTTGTTGCGTATGACTTTACCGGAACCGTGCCGGAAATCAACGGCGTGCCTTCTATGGAGGATCTCGCGGCAATGGCGCAGAACTCTGCGAAAATGCTTGAGGCGCTCAAAGATCCGGCGACATATATCGGCAGCATGAGCGATGAAAATTATGCAAAAGCCATGCAGGCGGTACAGGACATGATGCAAAAAATCGCGCCGGAACAGGACTTATCTCAGATGCTCAGCCTGTCGCGTGCCGACTTTGTCAAGCTCGTGCAGACCACGGCATATGCCGCCCAGCGCGTACAGGAAATCACCGCATCCCTCAACGATGTCAACACACAGCTGGCAGCCGCAGAGGCGATGAAACCGCAGCTGCAGCAGGCGTTGGACGAAGCGAATGCCGCGTATGAAAAGGTGGAAGCGGGCAAGATGAATGCCACGCTCAATATTGCAGAAGGTGCGACAGAGATTTCTGTCGGCAAGGCATCGCTGGAAAATGCACAGAAGCAGCTGGATTCTGCGGTAGACGAATTTGAAAAATCGCGCGATCAGGCGTACAAATCCGCGGACATCAGCGGCATTATTACCGCAGACATGATCAGTAAGATTTTAATTGCAGAAAATTTTGAGATGCCGGCGGGCTATATCTCGGACAGCAACGACAATTCTTACGTCCTCAAAGTCGGAGAAAAGTATGATTCGCTCGATGATTTGTCCAATATGGTGCTGTTTCACATGGATACCGGAGACATCGGCGATATTCATCTGTCTGATGTGGCAGAAGTAAAATATGCAGATCAAAACGCAGATACCTCTTATGCCAAGGTAAACGGCAATGATGCGGTTGTGCTCAGCTTTTCCAAGCAGTCCACGGCATCGACTTCGGAAGTCTCGGATGCCATCCGTGAGAAAATAGATGAATTTCAACAGAACAACAGCAAGCTGCACATCACATCGCTGATGGATCAGGGTGACTATATTCATCTGATTGTCAGCAGCGTGCTGTCCAATCTGATATATGGCGGTCTGCTCGCCGTGCTCGTGCTGATTGTCTTTTTGCGTGACATTCGCCCGACGGTTATCATCGCGTTCAGCATTCCGCTCAGCGTGCTGTTTGCGGTTGTGCTCATGTACTTCAGCAACATGACGCTGAATATTATCTCGCTGTCCGGCTTGGCGCTCGGCGTCGGCATGCTTGTGGACAACTCCATTGTCGTCATTGAAAATATCTATCGCCTGCGCAATCTCGGTGTTCCGGCGGCAAAAGCCGCCGTGCAGGGTGCAGCGCAGATGAGCGGTGCGATTTTCGCCTCGACGCTGACGACTGTGTGTGTATTCCTGCCGATCGTGTTCACGCAGGGCATCACCAAGCAGCTGTTTGCGGATATGGGTTTGACGATTGCTTATTCGCTGTCCGCATCGTTTATCGTCGCGCTGACCGTCGTTCCGGCGATGAGTGCAACGCTGATGAAAAAGGAAAAAGTTGTCACGCACGCGCGGTTTGACGGCTTCCTGCGAGGATATGAGAAGGTACTTCGCTGGTGTCTGTCGCATCGTGCGGTGACGCTGCTCGCGGTGACAGCACTGCTGGTGGTGTCTGTTGCGGCGACCGTGGCAAAGGGCATGATTTTCATACCGTCTATGTCCTCGGAGCAGATGAGCGCGACAATGACCATGCCGGCCGGCTCGGATGACACGGAGACACGGGCCATGGCGGATCAAGCGATGAAGATTATGCGCAGGGTAGACGGCGTAAAAACCGTTGGCGCCATGACAGGCGGTTCGGATATGACGTCTATGATGAGCACAAACGCCAACAGTGTTTCGTTCTATCTGATTTTAGACAAGGGTGCGGACAACGAGGCCATTGCCGATGAAATTGCCAAAAAAACCAAAAAGCTGGACTGCGAGATGAATGTATCCGCGTCCAATATGGACTTGGGTTCGTATATGGGCAGCGGCGTACAGGTGGATATTTATGGCAATGATTTGGATCAGCTGCAAACAGTTTCCGCGGACATTGCTGAAAAGCTGAAAAAGGTAGACGGACTAAAAGACATCTCGGACGGCAATGAGGATCCGGATCGGGAGAAAGTGATTACCGTCAACAAGGACGCTGCGATGGAGCAGGGACTGACGGTGGCGCAGGTTTATCAGGCGCTTGCAGACAAGCTGACCACAGAAGTAAATTCCACGACCTTGACCGTCGGCACGGAAGATTTGCCGGTTGTCGTCAAAAAGCCGTCTAGCATCACTACGGATGATTTGATGAAGCAGACCATTACCTCGACGGATCAACAGACCGGTGAGAGCAAGGAAGTCAAGCTGGACACCATCGCCTCTCAGACGGATGGGCAGGCACCGTCAGCCATTCGGCGCAACAACAATGAGCGAACCATGTCGGTCACAGCGGCTGTTGATGACGATCACAATATCACGCTGGTCAGCCAAGAAGTACAGAAGATTCTGGACGCCTATCCGATGCCGGACGGCATGCATGCGGAAATTACCGGCGAGATGGAGAACATCACGGATTCGATGCAGGATCTGGGACTCATGCTGCTGCTTGCGATTGTCTTTATCTATCTGATTATGGTGGCACAGTTCCAGAGCCTACTGGGACCGTTCATCGTCATGTTCACGCTGCCGCTGGCGTGCACCGGCGGCCTGCTGGGTCTGCTTTTTGCACGGCAGGAGCTGTCTATTATCGCCATGCTCGGCTTTGTCCTGCTGGCAGGTGTCGTTGTCAACAACGGCATTGTGTTTGTCAGCTGTGTCAATGAACTGCGGCTGGACGGCATGCCTAAGCGCGAAGCACTGATGGAGGCCGGAAAAATGCGCATGCGCCCGATTTTGATGACAGCACTCACAACGGTACTCTCGATGTCCACGATGGCAATGGGCATCGGAAGCGGTGCGGAAATGGGACAGGCGATGGCGATTGTCGTCATTGGAGGTCTGAGCTACGCGACGGTCTTGACGCTGGTGATTGTGCCCATCATGTACGATCTGTTCAACCGGAAAAAGACACTGAAGCGTATAGATGTGGGGGAAGATGATGCAGAGTAA
- a CDS encoding GNAT family N-acetyltransferase: MSNLIRTAQLADLPQLKAIYNHAVAHSTATFDLYPRDDADRLAWFQAHQGKYALLVCETDGVIAGYASLSRYRERPAFDGAAEVSIYLHPDFRGQHIGSQLMQKILAFAAQQPDIDTVISLITSENTVSIHLHEKFGFTLCGVIHRCGKKFGRYLDLSIYQILF, encoded by the coding sequence ATGTCAAATCTCATCCGCACAGCACAGCTCGCTGATTTGCCGCAGCTCAAAGCCATTTATAACCATGCTGTTGCGCACTCCACGGCAACTTTTGATTTATACCCACGCGATGACGCCGACCGGCTCGCGTGGTTTCAGGCACATCAAGGAAAATATGCCCTTCTTGTCTGCGAGACCGACGGTGTGATTGCCGGTTACGCCTCTTTGTCCCGCTATCGAGAGCGCCCAGCCTTTGACGGTGCGGCAGAGGTCTCTATCTATCTGCATCCAGATTTTCGCGGACAGCACATCGGCTCGCAGCTCATGCAGAAAATTCTCGCCTTTGCCGCACAGCAGCCGGACATTGACACTGTGATTTCTCTCATCACGAGCGAAAACACCGTCAGCATCCATTTGCACGAAAAATTCGGCTTTACACTGTGCGGCGTCATTCATCGGTGCGGAAAAAAATTCGGCAGGTATCTGGATCTCAGCATCTATCAAATTTTATTTTGA
- a CDS encoding sigma-70 family RNA polymerase sigma factor: protein MMDRSQAEYLADTYADLILRLSYTYLKNTHDAQDICQTVFVRLLTHPVQFDSSVHEKAYIIRMTINACKDILKSPWRKKTCGLDVVADIPAPEQAEHSLLSFVQNLPIRYRTVIYLYYYEEYSTQEIGQLLGISTAAVHTRLSRGRTLLKKQLGGDDYAQRI, encoded by the coding sequence ATGATGGATCGCAGCCAAGCTGAATATTTGGCGGATACCTACGCCGATCTTATTCTCCGCCTCAGCTATACTTATTTAAAAAACACACATGATGCACAAGATATCTGTCAAACCGTCTTTGTTCGTTTGCTGACACATCCCGTACAATTCGACAGCTCTGTACATGAAAAAGCCTATATCATCCGCATGACCATCAACGCCTGCAAGGATATATTAAAAAGTCCTTGGCGAAAAAAGACCTGTGGTCTTGATGTCGTCGCAGATATTCCCGCACCAGAGCAGGCAGAACATTCGTTGTTGTCCTTCGTGCAAAATTTGCCTATTCGCTATAGAACAGTCATCTATTTGTATTATTATGAAGAATACTCCACGCAGGAAATCGGACAACTGCTCGGTATTTCTACCGCTGCGGTTCACACACGATTATCTCGCGGACGCACGCTATTGAAAAAGCAGTTAGGAGGAGACGACTATGCGCAGCGAATTTAA